A window of the Burkholderia sp. 9120 genome harbors these coding sequences:
- a CDS encoding 3-oxoacid CoA-transferase subunit A, translating into MINKIFESLESAVADVHDGATVMIGGFGTAGMPSELIDALIERGARELTIVNNNAGNGDIGLAALLKARRVRKIICSFPRQTDSYVFDALYRAGEIELELVPQGNLAERIRAAGAGIGGFFTPTAYGTRLAEGKETRLIDGKHYVLESPLHADFALIKAYKGDRWGNLTYRKTARNFGPIMASAAKTAIVQVSQVVPLGELDPEVIVTPGIFVQRVIEVPQAAHQTAAATAA; encoded by the coding sequence ATGATCAACAAGATTTTCGAGTCACTTGAATCGGCCGTCGCCGATGTCCACGACGGCGCGACCGTCATGATCGGCGGCTTCGGCACGGCCGGCATGCCGTCGGAGCTGATCGATGCGCTGATCGAACGGGGCGCGCGCGAGCTGACCATCGTCAACAACAACGCGGGCAATGGCGACATCGGCCTCGCCGCGCTGCTCAAAGCCAGGCGCGTGCGCAAGATCATCTGTTCGTTTCCGCGTCAAACCGATTCGTATGTGTTCGACGCGCTGTATCGCGCCGGTGAAATCGAACTCGAACTGGTGCCGCAGGGCAATCTCGCGGAACGGATTCGCGCGGCCGGTGCGGGCATTGGCGGCTTTTTCACCCCGACCGCTTACGGCACGCGGCTCGCCGAAGGCAAGGAAACCCGTCTGATCGACGGTAAGCATTACGTGCTGGAGTCCCCGCTGCATGCGGACTTCGCGCTGATCAAAGCGTATAAGGGCGACCGCTGGGGCAATCTCACGTATCGCAAGACGGCGCGCAATTTCGGCCCGATCATGGCCAGCGCGGCGAAAACCGCGATCGTGCAGGTGTCGCAAGTGGTGCCGCTCGGCGAACTCGATCCGGAAGTGATCGTCACGCCCGGCATCTTCGTGCAACGTGTCATTGAAGTGCCGCAGGCGGCGCATCAAACCGCTGCCGCCACCGCCGCCTGA
- the folE gene encoding GTP cyclohydrolase I FolE, producing the protein MTSSKAEKTQPAANADRPSREEAEAAVRVLLRWAGDDPAREGLIDTPARVVRSYEEFYAGYQVDPREILARTFSEVDGYDEMIVLKDIRFESYCEHHMVPIIGRAHVAYLPQHRVVGISKLARLVDAFAKRLQIQEKMTVQIADTLNEVLQPAGVGVILEAAHQCMSTRGVHKAGVTMVTSRMLGTFRSDPSTRREFLSIVGNPGVVAVANT; encoded by the coding sequence ATGACCAGCAGCAAGGCAGAAAAAACCCAACCCGCGGCGAACGCGGACCGCCCGAGCCGCGAAGAAGCCGAAGCGGCCGTTCGCGTGCTGCTGCGTTGGGCCGGCGACGATCCGGCGCGTGAAGGCCTGATCGATACGCCGGCGCGCGTGGTGCGCTCCTATGAGGAGTTCTACGCGGGCTATCAGGTCGATCCGCGCGAGATCCTGGCCCGCACCTTCTCCGAAGTGGACGGCTACGACGAAATGATCGTGCTGAAAGACATCCGCTTCGAAAGCTATTGCGAGCATCACATGGTGCCGATCATCGGGCGCGCGCATGTGGCGTATCTACCCCAGCATCGGGTGGTCGGCATTTCGAAGCTGGCGCGTCTCGTCGATGCCTTCGCCAAGCGCCTGCAGATTCAGGAAAAGATGACGGTGCAGATCGCCGACACGCTGAACGAAGTGCTGCAACCGGCGGGCGTCGGCGTGATTCTCGAAGCGGCTCACCAGTGCATGTCGACGCGCGGCGTCCACAAGGCCGGCGTAACGATGGTCACGTCGCGCATGCTGGGCACGTTCCGCTCCGATCCGTCGACCCGTCGCGAGTTTCTGTCGATCGTGGGGAATCCGGGCGTGGTGGCGGTGGCCAATACGTAA
- a CDS encoding VTT domain-containing protein, translating into MVEFPSSAVATWGGAFVFINVLLTRLGVPIPAVPVLLFAGSAIAAGTLSFWPILCAAVLGALIGDAAWFAAGRLYGRKLMAALGRLSPAIDSKVDKARSLFERFGVPLVSISKFVPGLALITPPLMGTTAVDTRIYAVWDLVGVLAWANFWLLGGAAAERQLHMLLDLVKARGGTVIDILLGAALVYLLYRVQQRRRERRRFARVASAEAAQDAPRGWRRIVPPKVLDARPQALALDTQRTIPGALALDPRSTEQIDVALRAYDMVIYCICPDSATAVEITQRMRLGGYTRIRALRGGLDAWQRRGFPVEPLGPPDELSTGKRPPQPQPHGDEANGTRGNFCDIQDIQDTHDTQNESRSAITLRGFAPRRSQST; encoded by the coding sequence TTGGTAGAGTTTCCGTCTTCGGCGGTGGCAACCTGGGGTGGCGCGTTCGTGTTCATCAACGTCCTGTTGACGCGCCTCGGCGTGCCGATTCCCGCGGTGCCCGTGCTGCTTTTCGCCGGCTCCGCGATCGCCGCCGGCACGCTGTCGTTCTGGCCGATCCTGTGCGCCGCGGTGCTCGGCGCGCTGATCGGCGACGCCGCGTGGTTCGCCGCCGGCCGTCTGTATGGCCGCAAGCTGATGGCCGCGCTCGGCCGACTCTCGCCCGCGATCGATTCCAAGGTCGACAAAGCGCGCTCGCTGTTCGAGCGCTTCGGCGTGCCGCTCGTGTCGATCTCGAAGTTCGTCCCCGGCCTCGCGCTGATCACCCCGCCGCTGATGGGCACGACAGCCGTCGACACGCGTATCTATGCTGTCTGGGATCTGGTGGGCGTGCTGGCGTGGGCCAACTTCTGGCTGCTCGGCGGCGCGGCGGCGGAACGGCAGTTGCACATGCTGCTCGACCTGGTGAAGGCGCGCGGCGGTACGGTGATCGATATTCTGCTGGGCGCCGCGCTCGTCTATCTGCTCTACCGGGTGCAACAGCGACGTCGTGAGCGGCGGCGATTCGCGCGGGTGGCATCGGCGGAGGCAGCGCAAGACGCGCCTCGCGGCTGGCGGCGAATCGTGCCGCCCAAGGTACTCGACGCCCGTCCGCAAGCCCTCGCACTCGACACGCAGCGCACGATTCCCGGCGCGCTCGCCCTCGATCCGCGCTCGACCGAGCAGATCGACGTTGCGCTTCGTGCGTACGACATGGTGATTTACTGCATTTGCCCGGACAGCGCGACCGCGGTGGAAATCACGCAGCGCATGCGGCTAGGCGGCTATACGCGGATTCGTGCGTTGAGAGGTGGGCTGGATGCATGGCAACGGCGCGGTTTTCCTGTCGAGCCGCTCGGGCCGCCCGACGAATTGAGCACCGGCAAACGACCACCGCAACCACAGCCGCACGGCGACGAAGCCAACGGCACGCGCGGCAACTTTTGCGACATTCAGGACATTCAGGACACGCACGATACTCAAAACGAAAGCCGCAGCGCGATCACGCTGCGCGGCTTCGCGCCGCGCCGCAGTCAAAGCACGTAA
- the pcaC gene encoding 4-carboxymuconolactone decarboxylase — translation MNDEDRYEAGLDVRRAVLGSAHVDRSLANRTELTEEFQNLITRYAWGEIWTREGLPRHTRSLLTIAMMVALNRSEELALHLRAAKNNGVTREQIKEVLLQTAIYCGVPAANSAFHLADKLFREDDAAAP, via the coding sequence ATGAACGACGAAGATCGCTACGAAGCGGGACTCGACGTGCGCCGCGCGGTGCTGGGGAGCGCGCACGTCGATCGTTCGCTGGCGAACCGCACGGAGCTGACGGAAGAATTCCAGAACCTGATCACGCGCTACGCGTGGGGCGAAATCTGGACGCGCGAGGGCTTGCCGCGTCACACGCGCAGTCTGCTGACCATCGCGATGATGGTGGCGCTCAATCGCAGCGAAGAGCTGGCGTTGCACCTGCGCGCCGCGAAGAACAATGGCGTGACGCGCGAGCAGATCAAGGAAGTGCTGTTGCAAACCGCAATTTATTGCGGCGTGCCGGCGGCGAACTCGGCGTTCCATCTCGCCGACAAACTGTTCCGCGAAGACGATGCGGCGGCGCCTTAA
- a CDS encoding 3-oxoacid CoA-transferase subunit B → MKKLTRDEMAKRVALDIPEGAYVNLGIGVPTLVANHLAADKEIFLHSENGLLGMGPAPAKGDEDDELINAGKQHVTLLTGGAYFHHADSFAMMRGGHLDFCVLGAFQVSAKGDLANWHTGAPDAIPAVGGAMDLAIGAKQVYVMMEHLTKQGESKIAAECTYPVTGIACVDRIYTDLAMIDVTDQGLVVREIFSDIDFDALHKLTGVPLIDGTQAA, encoded by the coding sequence ATGAAAAAACTGACTCGCGATGAAATGGCCAAGCGCGTTGCGCTGGATATCCCCGAAGGCGCCTACGTGAACCTCGGCATCGGCGTGCCCACGCTGGTGGCCAACCACCTCGCCGCCGACAAGGAAATCTTCCTGCATAGCGAAAACGGCCTGCTCGGCATGGGCCCGGCGCCCGCCAAGGGCGACGAAGACGACGAACTGATCAACGCCGGCAAGCAGCACGTCACGCTGCTCACGGGCGGCGCGTACTTTCACCATGCCGATTCGTTCGCGATGATGCGCGGCGGCCACCTCGATTTCTGCGTGCTCGGCGCGTTCCAGGTCTCGGCCAAAGGCGATCTGGCGAACTGGCACACCGGCGCGCCGGACGCGATTCCGGCCGTGGGCGGCGCAATGGATCTGGCGATCGGCGCAAAGCAGGTGTACGTGATGATGGAGCACCTGACCAAGCAGGGCGAGAGCAAGATCGCCGCCGAATGCACCTATCCGGTCACGGGCATTGCGTGCGTGGACCGTATCTATACGGACCTCGCGATGATCGACGTGACGGATCAAGGCCTCGTGGTGCGCGAGATTTTCTCGGATATCGATTTCGACGCGCTGCACAAGCTGACCGGCGTGCCGCTGATCGACGGGACGCAAGCGGCGTAA
- a CDS encoding TetR/AcrR family transcriptional regulator: MSPTAARKPGATGIRAKQAQDTRAKILKAAIKVFAKQGYASGRIESISKAARSHDRMIYYYFGSKEQLFVEVLETIYTQFNEAESQLHLDLDDPVHGLEQMVEFVWQYYLDHPEFVTLLSSENLHQGKHAKKSLKLKEISGYAISVVQQLLDAGQAQQVFRADVAARDVYLMIASLGYFYNANQYTLGAFLGEPLMDKAALAHWREVIKDTVLRAVRLELPASAATSAAAGSAISAAVIERERGAA; encoded by the coding sequence ATGAGTCCCACTGCCGCCCGCAAGCCGGGCGCTACCGGTATCCGTGCGAAGCAGGCGCAAGATACGCGCGCCAAGATCCTCAAGGCGGCCATCAAGGTCTTCGCGAAGCAAGGCTATGCCAGCGGCCGGATCGAGAGTATTTCAAAGGCCGCGCGTTCGCACGACCGCATGATCTATTACTACTTCGGCAGCAAGGAACAGTTGTTCGTCGAGGTACTGGAAACGATCTACACGCAGTTCAACGAGGCGGAAAGCCAACTCCATCTCGACCTGGACGATCCTGTGCACGGTCTTGAACAGATGGTGGAATTCGTCTGGCAGTATTACCTCGATCATCCCGAGTTCGTCACGTTGTTGTCGAGCGAGAATCTGCATCAAGGCAAGCATGCGAAGAAGTCGCTCAAGCTGAAAGAGATTTCGGGCTATGCGATTTCTGTCGTGCAACAGTTATTGGATGCGGGTCAGGCGCAACAGGTGTTTCGCGCCGACGTCGCCGCGCGCGACGTGTATCTGATGATCGCGTCGCTCGGCTATTTTTATAACGCCAACCAGTACACGCTGGGCGCGTTTCTCGGCGAACCGCTAATGGACAAGGCGGCGCTCGCGCATTGGCGCGAGGTCATCAAAGACACGGTGTTGCGTGCGGTGCGTTTGGAATTGCCGGCGAGCGCGGCAACTTCGGCAGCGGCGGGCTCCGCGATTTCCGCCGCAGTGATTGAGCGCGAACGCGGCGCTGCATAA
- the pcaD gene encoding 3-oxoadipate enol-lactonase produces MPYAAVNGTELHYRIDGDRHGNAPWIVLSNSLGSDLSMWTPQVAALSRQFRVLRYDTRGHGHSEAPKGPYTIDQLTGDVLGLMDTLKIARANFCGLSMGGLTGVALAARHADRFERVVLCNTAARIGSPEVWVPRAARARSEGMLALADAVLPRWFTAEYIEREPVVLAMIRDVFVHTDKEGYASNCDAIDATDLRPETAGIKLPTLVISGTHDLAATPAQGRELAASIPGARYVELDASHISNIEQVDAFTKTVLDFLTEAK; encoded by the coding sequence ATGCCTTACGCCGCAGTCAACGGCACCGAGCTTCACTATCGAATCGACGGCGACCGTCACGGCAACGCGCCGTGGATCGTGCTGTCGAATTCGCTCGGCAGCGATCTGTCCATGTGGACGCCGCAGGTCGCGGCGCTGTCCCGCCAGTTTCGCGTGCTGCGCTACGACACGCGCGGGCATGGACACTCCGAAGCGCCGAAGGGTCCGTACACGATCGACCAATTAACCGGCGACGTGCTCGGCCTGATGGACACGCTGAAGATCGCCCGCGCGAATTTTTGCGGACTGTCGATGGGCGGCCTGACCGGCGTCGCGTTGGCCGCGCGTCACGCGGACCGGTTCGAGCGCGTCGTGCTGTGCAATACGGCGGCGCGTATCGGCTCGCCGGAAGTGTGGGTGCCGCGTGCCGCGAGAGCGCGTAGCGAAGGCATGCTCGCACTCGCCGACGCGGTCTTGCCGCGCTGGTTCACGGCGGAGTACATCGAGCGTGAGCCGGTAGTGCTCGCCATGATCCGCGACGTCTTCGTGCACACCGACAAGGAAGGCTACGCCTCCAATTGCGACGCGATCGACGCCACCGATCTGCGTCCCGAAACCGCCGGCATCAAACTGCCTACGCTGGTGATCAGCGGCACGCACGACCTTGCCGCCACGCCGGCGCAAGGCCGCGAGCTGGCGGCGTCGATTCCGGGCGCGCGTTACGTCGAACTGGACGCCTCGCACATTTCCAACATCGAGCAAGTCGACGCGTTCACGAAGACCGTGCTCGACTTTCTGACGGAGGCGAAATGA
- a CDS encoding DMT family transporter, protein MNSRHLGYLFCALAMLGVGSTVVVSKSIAAGLPPFSATALRFAIAFPLFVLVMRWRGVRWPRLDRHDTLLVIAQAGAGSVGYTVLLISGMKLASAADAGVIAGTLPAVSAGVAMLALGERPAPALIGAILLATAGVLVCTVHPDDFTAPHAAGSLMGNALVFAAIVCEALFILLNRKLHQPVAPLPLSALMCGIGFAVAIAPACFEKPWMLPVDAHALAGVLYYALVPTVAGFVLWYAGAARISGAEAGLMTALVPVSAVALAALALREPVSAAQLTGVACVLGAVLLATLGRMGAARSTA, encoded by the coding sequence ATGAATTCGCGGCATCTCGGATACCTGTTTTGCGCACTGGCGATGCTCGGCGTCGGCAGCACGGTGGTGGTCAGCAAATCGATCGCGGCCGGCTTGCCGCCGTTCAGTGCGACCGCGCTGCGCTTCGCGATCGCGTTTCCGTTGTTCGTGCTGGTCATGCGCTGGCGCGGCGTGCGCTGGCCGCGTCTGGATCGCCACGATACCTTGCTCGTGATCGCCCAGGCCGGCGCGGGCAGCGTCGGTTATACGGTGCTGCTGATCAGCGGCATGAAACTCGCGTCCGCTGCGGACGCCGGCGTGATTGCCGGCACCTTGCCCGCGGTGTCGGCGGGCGTGGCGATGCTCGCGCTCGGCGAGCGCCCGGCGCCGGCCTTGATCGGCGCGATCCTGCTGGCCACGGCGGGTGTGCTGGTGTGTACCGTCCATCCCGACGATTTCACGGCGCCGCATGCGGCGGGTTCGCTGATGGGCAATGCGCTGGTGTTCGCGGCGATTGTCTGCGAGGCGCTTTTCATTCTGCTCAATCGCAAGCTGCACCAGCCGGTCGCGCCGCTGCCGCTGTCGGCGTTGATGTGCGGGATCGGTTTCGCGGTTGCGATCGCGCCCGCCTGCTTCGAGAAACCGTGGATGCTGCCGGTCGACGCGCACGCGCTGGCCGGCGTGCTGTACTACGCGCTGGTGCCGACGGTGGCGGGTTTCGTGCTCTGGTATGCGGGCGCCGCGCGGATCAGCGGCGCGGAGGCCGGATTGATGACCGCGCTGGTGCCGGTCAGCGCGGTGGCCCTGGCGGCGCTCGCGTTGCGCGAGCCGGTCAGCGCGGCGCAACTGACGGGCGTGGCGTGCGTGCTCGGCGCGGTGTTGCTCGCCACGTTGGGCCGGATGGGCGCCGCACGAAGCACGGCGTGA
- a CDS encoding LysR family transcriptional regulator encodes MSETNLDLNLIPFLVAMEDTRNVSRAAEQLGVSQPRVSTALGRLREYFDDPLFVRTSRGMEPTPRALAILPAARDALLRIEKGMLDVQDFDPDTSTHTFSIALSDVGEIVFLPRLLQLFAERAPFANLRSVTLSPSNVERGLESGDVDLAVGYFPDLAGNNFFQQRLFTHRFICLMRAGHPLAKAPLTLAQFVAAGHAVVRAEGRSQEVLEQFLEKKRIKRRAVLETPHFMSLPFILARTDLLATVPHAIGFAYVSEHASITLVEPPLPLPRFDLRQHWHRKFHNDPRASWLRGVVAELFNDAMDEWPK; translated from the coding sequence ATGTCCGAAACAAACCTGGATCTGAACCTGATCCCCTTTCTGGTCGCGATGGAAGACACGCGCAACGTCAGCCGCGCCGCCGAGCAGCTCGGCGTCAGCCAACCGCGCGTGAGCACCGCGCTGGGACGGCTGCGCGAATACTTCGACGATCCGCTGTTCGTGCGTACGTCCAGAGGCATGGAGCCGACGCCGCGCGCGCTCGCCATCCTGCCGGCCGCCCGCGACGCGTTGCTGCGAATCGAGAAAGGCATGCTCGACGTCCAGGACTTCGATCCGGACACCAGCACGCACACCTTTTCGATCGCGCTTTCCGATGTCGGCGAGATTGTCTTTCTGCCGCGCCTGCTGCAACTCTTTGCGGAGCGCGCGCCGTTCGCGAATCTGCGCTCGGTAACGCTGTCGCCGTCGAACGTGGAACGCGGGCTCGAATCGGGCGATGTCGACCTGGCGGTCGGCTATTTCCCGGATCTGGCAGGCAACAACTTCTTCCAGCAACGGCTCTTCACCCATCGTTTCATCTGCCTGATGCGCGCCGGTCATCCGCTCGCGAAGGCGCCGCTCACGCTCGCGCAGTTCGTGGCGGCGGGCCACGCCGTCGTCCGTGCCGAAGGACGCAGCCAGGAAGTGCTGGAGCAATTCCTGGAGAAAAAGCGCATCAAGCGGCGTGCCGTGCTCGAAACGCCGCATTTCATGAGCCTGCCGTTCATCCTCGCGCGCACCGATCTGCTGGCGACCGTGCCGCATGCGATCGGTTTCGCGTACGTGTCCGAGCATGCGTCGATCACGCTGGTCGAACCGCCGCTGCCCTTGCCGCGTTTCGATCTGCGGCAGCACTGGCATCGCAAGTTTCATAACGATCCGCGCGCGAGCTGGCTGCGCGGCGTGGTCGCCGAACTGTTCAACGACGCGATGGACGAGTGGCCGAAGTAG
- a CDS encoding CHAD domain-containing protein produces MNREHRKMDKHAADSEAGGAETSAQAAFTAYAEPLVNEAIEEGKAVREDASPEALHKFRVSLRRLRSLWWAFQPLLEKAENTRQRALYKYLATAAGKTRDWDILGELLSRRKSAASGLAPRLQQARDDALATSRETLSNADVKHLLREALSSAAKELNTAPERVPLQEFANQRVAASERALKKRMKRARRAKRANYTAFHDVRKEGKKLRYLLEFFAPVLSGGHKRTLKRLKQIQKRFGTLNDIVASEMLLRDNTALLADVGDTDAALHWLKKERKRRMRSAASLLRNR; encoded by the coding sequence ATGAACCGAGAGCACCGGAAAATGGACAAGCACGCCGCCGACAGCGAAGCGGGCGGCGCGGAAACTTCGGCGCAGGCCGCTTTCACGGCCTACGCCGAGCCGCTCGTCAACGAAGCGATCGAAGAGGGCAAAGCGGTTCGCGAGGACGCCTCGCCCGAAGCGCTGCACAAGTTCCGCGTGTCGCTGCGGCGTCTGCGCTCCCTTTGGTGGGCCTTCCAGCCCTTGCTGGAAAAAGCCGAGAACACGCGCCAACGCGCGCTATATAAGTACCTGGCCACGGCCGCCGGCAAGACGCGCGACTGGGACATCCTGGGCGAGTTGCTGAGCCGCAGGAAAAGCGCCGCGAGCGGCCTCGCGCCCAGGCTTCAGCAAGCACGCGACGACGCCCTGGCCACTAGCCGGGAAACGCTATCGAATGCGGACGTCAAGCATTTGCTGCGCGAGGCGTTGAGCAGTGCCGCCAAGGAATTGAATACCGCGCCCGAGCGCGTGCCGCTGCAGGAATTTGCCAATCAACGCGTGGCGGCTTCCGAGCGCGCGTTGAAGAAGCGCATGAAGCGCGCGCGCCGGGCAAAGCGCGCCAACTACACGGCCTTTCACGATGTCAGAAAAGAAGGCAAGAAACTGCGCTATCTGCTGGAGTTCTTCGCGCCGGTGCTGAGCGGCGGGCATAAGCGCACGCTCAAGCGTTTGAAGCAGATTCAGAAACGCTTCGGGACGCTAAACGATATCGTCGCCAGCGAAATGCTGTTGCGTGACAACACCGCGTTGCTCGCCGACGTCGGCGACACCGACGCGGCGCTTCACTGGCTGAAGAAAGAACGCAAACGGCGGATGCGCTCGGCCGCCAGTCTGCTGCGCAATCGCTGA
- a CDS encoding 3-carboxy-cis,cis-muconate cycloisomerase: MLDSSARLTGLLCGTQPMNDLWSPRATLQRMLDVEAALARASAAHQVIPATAVPAIEAACQADQLDAEALARDAALGGNLAIPLVKQLTACVKAADAEASKYVHWGATSQDIIDTATMLQLRDTFALLDQGLHATCDAVAKLAATHRATPMIGRTWLQQALPITLGLKFAQWLDALLRHRERLDALRARVLVLQFGGAAGTLASLRDAAPRVTESLAQELGLAAPTLPWHTQRDRIAETAAFFGMLIGTLGKIARDVSLQMQTEIDELAEPAAAGKGGSSTMPHKRNPVGCAAVLTAATRAPGLVATVFAGMVQEHERALGGWQAEWDALPDLARLAGGALANIEQIAAGLNVNVPRLAANLGVTRGLILGEAVMLALGDSIGRLDAHHLVERASKAAIRDGQTLFDVLAADPAVTEHLPIERLKQLLDPAHYVGQAHAYVDAVLALHTTGAQRAPSRE, translated from the coding sequence ATGCTCGACTCCAGCGCCCGTCTGACCGGCCTTCTCTGCGGCACGCAGCCGATGAACGACCTCTGGTCACCGCGCGCCACGCTGCAACGCATGCTCGACGTCGAAGCGGCGCTGGCGCGTGCATCGGCGGCACATCAGGTGATTCCCGCTACGGCGGTGCCCGCGATCGAAGCCGCTTGCCAGGCCGATCAACTCGACGCCGAGGCCCTCGCGCGCGACGCCGCGCTCGGCGGCAACCTCGCGATTCCGCTCGTCAAGCAACTGACCGCGTGCGTCAAAGCCGCCGACGCCGAAGCGTCGAAATACGTGCATTGGGGCGCAACGAGCCAGGACATTATCGACACGGCGACAATGCTGCAATTGCGCGACACCTTCGCCTTGCTCGACCAGGGTTTGCACGCCACGTGCGACGCGGTGGCGAAACTCGCGGCCACGCATCGCGCAACACCGATGATCGGCCGCACGTGGTTGCAGCAGGCGCTGCCCATCACGCTCGGCCTGAAATTCGCGCAATGGCTCGACGCGTTGCTGCGGCATCGCGAACGGCTCGATGCCTTGCGTGCTCGCGTGCTCGTGCTGCAATTCGGCGGCGCGGCCGGCACGCTGGCGAGTCTGCGCGACGCCGCGCCGCGCGTCACCGAATCGCTCGCGCAAGAACTCGGCCTCGCCGCGCCCACTTTGCCGTGGCATACGCAGCGCGACCGCATCGCCGAAACGGCGGCGTTCTTCGGCATGCTGATCGGCACGCTCGGCAAGATCGCGCGCGACGTCTCGCTGCAAATGCAAACCGAAATCGATGAACTGGCCGAACCGGCCGCCGCGGGCAAGGGCGGTTCGTCGACCATGCCGCACAAGCGCAACCCGGTTGGCTGCGCCGCCGTGCTGACGGCCGCGACACGCGCGCCAGGGCTCGTCGCCACGGTATTCGCCGGCATGGTCCAGGAGCACGAGCGCGCGCTCGGCGGCTGGCAGGCGGAGTGGGACGCGCTGCCGGACCTCGCGCGCCTCGCGGGCGGCGCGCTCGCTAACATCGAACAGATCGCCGCCGGACTGAACGTGAACGTGCCGCGCCTCGCCGCGAATCTCGGTGTTACACGTGGTCTGATTCTCGGCGAAGCGGTGATGCTCGCGCTCGGCGACAGCATCGGCCGGCTCGACGCGCATCATCTGGTTGAGCGCGCATCGAAGGCGGCGATTCGCGACGGGCAAACACTGTTCGACGTGCTCGCCGCGGATCCGGCTGTTACCGAACATCTGCCGATCGAGCGGCTGAAGCAGTTGCTCGATCCCGCACACTACGTCGGCCAGGCCCACGCTTATGTGGACGCCGTGCTGGCACTTCACACCACGGGCGCACAGCGCGCCCCATCCAGGGAGTAA